gACATGTTGGTTAGCTTTTCATGTAACTGAGATTACATGAAAAAGggtagaaaagtttattttggcagaAGGATTCTGTCTCCCGTCGCTTGGCTGACTTGGCTTCTGGACTTATAGCAAGGCAGTATATTATGGTGGGATGTGTAGTAGAGGAAGCTTCTCATCTTACGGCAGTCAGGCaatagagaggaagaggaggTTCTGAGTTCCCATGTCCTTCCAAGGGCACACTCCTGTGACCTAGCTTCTTCTTGTGAGGCCCCAGTTCCTGAAGGTTCCTAAAGAAAGGTGTTACCATCCCACAATCCTTTATTTTTCGCTTCTTCATTGCTACCTTCCAGCCCCTGGCAATCACTGATTATTTTTTACTGTCTTAATTTTGCCTTTTCAGAATGTCATATAGTTGGAATCTTGCAGTATGTAGACTTTTCAGATCATGCAGTATGTAgacttttcagattggcttcttttaAGAGGCATATAAGAAGTATCTTCCATGTCTTTCTGTGGCTTtataattcatgtcttcatagtgGTGAATATCTTATTTTTATGTACCACAGTTTACTTCTCCATTTATGTACTGAAAggcatcttggttgcttccagcttttggctattataaataagACTGCTATAAACATCTGTGTGAAGGTTTTCATCTGAGTGTAAGTTTTCAACTCTTGGGTAAATATTGGGAAGCAGTATTGCTGGATCTTTTAGTAAGAATATTTAGTTTTGTAGGGAGCTGCCAAACTTTTCCAAAGGTGTGCCATTTTGCATCCCTCTCCCCCATCAGTGAATAACTGTTTGCTTGCTTCACATCCTCATTTACATTTGGTATTAGTGTTTGGATTTTGGCAGTTTATTAGATACTTAGTATTACCTGAGTACTGTTATATGGGTTCCCCAAAGAGAAGTGATGTTGAGCATCTGTTCAGAGACAGCTTCACCATCTTCTTTGGTAAAGTGTTTTAGGTCTTAAGGCCTGATCCTACAACTTGACTCCATAGTACTTCTTCAAAGTAGTTGaaaacttttttaattttttatttttaaaaaatatttaatttttcatgATGTTCTTGTGATTGCAATTCAACTTAACTTTGCAGGGTGAGATAGTAGCACCTTGGAAATTGAACTCTTTGGTAATATACAgaacatttgtttttttatttcaggTAAAAGTGCTGTTTGTACGCAACCTTGCCAATACCGTAACAGAAGAGATTTTAGAAAAGGCATTTAGTCAGTTTGGGAAACTGGAACGAGTGAAGAAACTAAAAGATTATGCTTTCATTCATTTTGATGAACGAGATGGTGCTGTCAAGGTAAATAAATGGTATAATGCCATAGGCATCTGAATTATACTAACAATTTTTAGTCATAGACTCAATAATAAGTTTTTGAAGTCGGAAATGCAGAGGCTACAAACCAACTGAAGCATACATTTATTGGCCTTGGTTGAGATGAGTCAGTCAGTTTTTGATGTAAAAATGGAATAGTGGATCTATATTGTTTAGTAAAACCttgcagccctattttatttcaaTGAGGCTTTCTTTGCAACAtaatgatgaatttttttttaagagagaattttttaatatttattttttagttctcggcagatacaacatctttatttgtatgtggtgctgaggatcgaacccaggccgcatgcatgccaggcgagcgcgctaccgcttgagccacatccccagcccatgataaatgttttttttaaaaaattatttttggtgctcaggattgaatttaggggatgctttaccacagctagctttttttttttttttttaatttatagacAGATTCTTTCTGTGCTGTTGAGAGTCTTAAGCTGgtgaggctgatctcaaacttcttgcaatcctcatgcctcatcccaagttgctgggattctaggcatgtgccattacacatggcttgtttttttccccccctttaaaTTAGTTGCAGTTGTTCTGAAGGACCTACTTTTAATAATGGTCATCTAATTTTTTAAGGCTATGGAAGAAATGAATGGAAAAGACTTGGAGGGAGAAAATATTGAAATTGTTTTTGCTAAGCCACCAGatcagaaaaggaaagaaagaaaagctcagAGGCAAGCAGCAAAGAATCAAATGTAAGTAAAATTTTGTATATataataaagtatatattttagttgGTATACTAAATGGAGAATAATAGGTGTTGCTCAAACTTTATAAACAAATTTATAACATATCTTCTTAAAGAGGAATTGAAAGCTTTTGGTCAGAGAAATGGCAAAGTTCTAAATAATTGTGTACTTTTGCTATTAACCACAATTGTGAAGGTAATAATTGTAAATAAAAGGGATTTTGTTTAATAATTGGATATTTCTAttgaaaatgttttcttaaatAGTATTTGTCCAGATGTCTTAATATGTTTGAAGAGTGGaaagttcctcagagaggaagaaAATGTTAAATCTTCAATTATGTTAAGACCGTTTCCTTTGTATTCAAAGAGGTTTCTTAACAGTATAGATTATCTGTTGCCACCCCAAAGATTTAATCTTGTATGAATAGATTTTGAAAAGTGAAATAAGagtgttaatttttaaaacagtCAGATAACATCGTCTAAAGAAAATAAGTGGGTATATTAATTGTATTAATTTGAGAGACATTTTTAGAGTGTCTGTAAAAAATAGCTGCTCATTAAGAATGTGAGGGAAACAGTTGGAAAAGAATTGAAATTAGCACTTTAATTAATTAGTTGGCAATTGATTTCTGAGAAAAGTAACTGCTATTTTATGTGAGAACAATAATCAATGTTAATAATTAAGGCCAGTTTTTTATTCATTGCCCTTATGTGGAATgcaaaagaagaggaaagaagatGACTGTATGTTTGAGTTATTTCATAATCAAGGAAGTGATTGAGTTCTAATTTCTGCTGTTAATAGTGAAGTTGGGCAAGTTGACaagttctgagcctcagtttcttcaattCTAAATAGGGATCAGATTGAATTATATAAACTTATACTATGATTATCAGTATGACGAATACTTGTTCTAGGACTAAAGGAATGTGCTTTATAGGATTGGTGGTAgtataaaaaaaaagacagtttcAGTGCTCTGTAGCTTAATctcctgactatatttatgcagtatAAAATAACTTGGgtgggtactgggggttgaactgggggggaggggcacttgaccactgagccacatctgcagctgtattttgtgtttagagacagggtctcactgagttgcttagcaccttgccattgctgaggctggctttgaatttgaggtcctctggcttcagcctcctgagcccctggcattacaggtgtgcaccactatgcttGGCTATAGAATAACTATATATATACTTCAGAGGACAATTCAGTATAACTTACTAAAATAGCAGGATAAGTATAGGAAACTGTTGTATATTATGTGATTAGAACAGTTTGTAAGTTTGATAGATGATAGTAAATGGAAGGTGAGTATATTAGTATTTGAAAAAGAATAGAAGGGATGACTTCATGTGTACTTTAACTTGCTAGTCATTTGctgccttgtttttttttttttcttttttttcttttttttaacacttAAAACTACAGCATGTATTTATATTCAATCCTCATCAGATCTCTGAGTTAAGTAGTCTGCTCCCCAGTTTGAGATGAGGATACTAAGGCACACAAGGAAACTTACCCAGAGTTAGATTTGAATCAAGGTGATCTGGCCCTGTGTTTTCACTCTTAACCACTCACACCAGTGTTTCTCAATCCTTGTAATACTGACATTTTGGTCTGGTGTAGGGGCTGTCATATGAATCATAGTACACTCAGCAGCATCCCTGGTCAATTCCCGTAGGTACCAATAGCACTCTTTGCAATTTGACAGCCTAACAGTTATAACAattccaggatatatttttaatgttctgtacctataaaataataaataaggttCATAGCTGGAGGTCTGTAATAATATTTAGAATGTTTCTTCATGATGTCCTGGTCCTCTGATGGTGTAATTACTGCTGAGAATTAATAGTGCAAAGAATTCTGTATTAAGCTTATATGAGATGAACTTTGGTTGTTTTAAATACCTACTTATTAACTTACTGATTTCATTTAAACTCTAAtctctgtcttttttttaataGGTATGATGATTACTACTATTATGGTCCACCTCATATGCCCCCTCCAACAAGAGGTCGAGGGCGTGGAGGTAGAGGTGGTTATGGATATCCTCCAGATTATTATGGATATGaagattattatgattattatggcTATGATTACCATAACTATCGTGGTGGATATGAAGATCCATACTATGGTTATGAAGATTTTCAAGTTGGAGCTAGAGGAAGGGGTGGTAGAGGAGCAAGGGGTGCTGCTCCATCCAGAGGTCGCGGGGCTGCTCCTCCCCGAGGTAGAGCCGGTTATTCACAGAGAGGAGGTCCTGGATCAGCAAGAGGCGTTCGTGGTGCGAGAGGAGGTGCCCAACAACAAAGAGGCCGCGGGGTACGTGGTGCGAGGGGTGGCCGCGGTGGAAATGTAGGAGGAAAGCGCAAAGCTGATGGGTACAACCAGCCAGATTCCAAGCGGCGCCAGACCAATAATCAGAACTGGGGCTCCCAACCCATTGCTCAGCAACCGCTCCAAGGTGGTGATCATTCTGGTAACTATGGTTACAAATCTGAAAACCAAGAGTTTTATCAGGATACTTTTGGGCAACAGTGGAAGTAGAAACAGTAGGGCCTCTGTAAAATTGGAGACTGATAGGTTGATCAGAAACTGGCCCTAAATCTGAATGGGTGCCGCTATAATATGTGACATCTGGCAAGATTTccctttatgtatatattttaacaaTCCGCTTGGACACGAACACAGCCACACTTCTAACTGCTTCTGGCgaactgattttatttttatttttaatttttttcaataaaggTATTCTTAGACATTGAAAGAAATAGTTAATGAGTTTGCATTCATGCTTGAGAAAATTTGGCTCAAGTCCATTTGGCTGTAGTGTATACAATGTTTCCAGTAGTGTTTAGATTTGGTGTCTTGAAAGGTAGTTGATTAAAACAGTATGTCTTTAAATATCTTGTATCAGAATAACTATTTGTATGTTACCAACTTAAATTGCTAGAATAAGGTAAATTGATACACAACTGCTATCTTTAATTTAGAACTTTGACCTAATTTGGGTTTTCAAAACCATTTTGGCTACTTGTATTCTTTATGCTGTtgtttatttcaataaaaaattcacACCTAAATGTATACTTACTAAAATTGTGTTTACAATTCGTTTTTCACAAAATTTTCTGCAAATTTGGTTCAAATTGTATAGCTTGTCAAGGCCAATTAAAGGGTTTTGTGCCTTGTTAATCCTTGTGTGGAATATGTCTGCACATTACACAACACTGATTTATTGCAGTTTTCTGCTTCAGGTTTAAAGTGTTATTTTACAACAGACTCATGTTaccttcaaaaaataataaaagatagtACATGTAGTAAGTTTAAGTTGGTAAGTATTTTAGAGCTCTTAATTGTCATGGATGAACTGTGTAACAAGGACAATTGTAGTTAGTCTCAAAAGGTTGCAGGTCACACTGACAAATCACTTCTAGTTGCCTAAAGTTTATCTTAACTTCTAACCAAAAGTTCAGATTGAGCATATTGCCTTCTTGACTATTTTGTATGCCATGGGACAGCAAAGAAACTCTAGTGTGAAAACAATGGgaataaatgtgttttttaatttATGAATTGAGCTGAATCACTGTtcttccctaattgaaagaaaaaagttaaaCCTTCACTtagtaaatacatatatgaaagATATTAAGTTCATTTCACAGATTGGTTTGTATCAAAGATCTAATAGTTTGGATTTTTGTTACCATTTGCATTTGAGCCTTGTTTCTATGATATAGTAATGATGGGAAAGTACAAAGAGTTTTGGGGGGGTAGACTGTAGGTCAACAGTGAAAAGATTTAAAAGCCACTCCCTGCTTCTGAACCTCTATCACCTTCCCCTGCAAATTTAAAGATTTACATCCGGCAGTAATGCTACATGAGAAAAATACATGACTGAAAGAAtgatttaaaaatgttaattcagtgaattttaaatgttaaatgtTGAAGTTACTAAAGTTTCAGGATATTATGATTACTTCTGTCTCAAAAATGGGAATTTCTTGCAAGCTAATGTTGGCAAATGCTTAAGGTGTAACTAATTTTAGGGAttagccttttaaaaatttttgaaataaaatcagtttgttaaaaaaataatgggGTTTTCAAAGCTCAATCTAGTCAttcccttttttttccccaaaagggacacaaaaagcaaaccaAAACCTCAACTAAAAGCAAGTGAAAACAATCAAAATGAAGTTAATAGATATTTaaggcaacttttttttttgttagacgTGCTAAGAATTACTATGTTAaagcttttcttatttttaaatgttatcattatgtatgtacacataattaattttaaaatgatttatctAACTGATTCCTTTTGTTACCTGGCTAGCAGGGAAAAGGGGTCGAGGCCGGTCCTGACCTGTTACAATGAAGACTGACTTGCTATGTGGGATTACACCAGAAGCTTGCAGTGGAGTAATGGTAAGGAAATCAAGCAACCTTAAATATCTCGGCTGTATAGGAGCATATTCTATTGCAGAAGACCTTCCTATGAAGATCATGGAATCAAATACGGGACATTGAACTAATACTTGGACTTTGATATGAATTTCTTTAACAATTTTCTCTGCAGTGCAAGTTATTAAACTAAAGCTACTCTATTTTCCAAATGTGTTCCAACAGAAATCCTTCATAACTTCTAGCATGGTATCTTAATAAAGAATAAAGttcttctctttaaaaaatctgctCTAAGTAGATTTTTCCCCTGTTTTTTTATGTTAAGGATCCCAGCAGTGGTATTCTGAAATATTCTCTTGAATTTGTGCATTTAAATTTTATTGCAGTGGTATAGATGAATGCCACTGTTGGCAtccttaaattttatttctgctcACCAAGGTTAATCATGATTGTCTATATCTTTTTTATAGTAATCACTTTTGAATTGTGTTCAGATATGCAGTTTCAGGTGTAATCATCAGAGCTGGTTAGTCAGGCATTCCAGATAGTGGTTCTTTTCAGAACCTTTTTTAAAGGGTTGGTTAACTACCTCAGTAGCAGAGGATTGAACTATACCCTGTCTGTACTGTACATAGAAAATCTTTGTAGATAAAAGCAAGGCTTGTTAAATATGATATGAGGGTAAGATTTTAATATACCAAATGTAACATTCTTAGTTGCCTTTAGTTTCAGAGGCTTGTAAGACTTCCTCATGACCATCATAACAGGCCTTGCTTTTGTCGTATTTTGTGGCTGAAAAAGCAGCCTTGCTTCTTCAGATATTGTAGTTATTTGGATGTATAATAGTTTAGCAAGATGTTACTTTTGTAAGACATCAGATGTTCAAAAAAAGTGCATCCGAACTTGTACTAAATACTGCAGTGTCCCTTTATAAAAAGTCAGACTAAAACTGACAATTGTACAGCAAAGCCTGACATTTGGATATTTTGAAGTTTTTCATAAATCATAGAAATTAGTATATGGCTGTAGTTTAGCTTTTTAGGTAAAAGGTATGTTTCATTAGTGCATTTCTTACTGCTGATCACTGTAAAAACGTGAATCAGCTTTCCATTTCTTATGCAGGTCATGATAACTTGTAGAGTAGAGTACAATCATTTGTgctatgtttttaattttctaaagcACCTTGATGACAGTGAGTGTTCAGTGGTGAAGCATCCTCTATTGAATCACCCTCAAAAAATTTTTGGCCAAGTCCTAAGTTGATAGCTTAAAagtcaaaaaagtaaaattatagtTTAATTAGGACTTGGTATAAAGAAATCCCTTTTCCCCTTCCCCAAAGGGATACTGCAGTTATATCACATACCCAATAGGCACCACGATGAAGATCAGAGCTTATACTTAATTAAGGTTTTATACACACCAGTTCCCCAGTAAATGCAAATTTAACAAGAAAATTAGACATGTCATATGTTCAAAATGCTCATGGCAAACAATCATTTTGCATTCCTgcaaataaaattgttttatacTGTAAGCTGGAGGCGAGTGTAACTTATTTTTGtaataaagtttttattttttttatgtgtcatTAATATAAATGTGTGTTAGTATAGAAATCTTCTGGTTTAAAAACTTAGAATTGCACACATTTCAGTATGTTTATTTGTACTTACATAATTTTAGAATAGTGGTTGCCAATAGCCTGTATGTTTCACATTAATTGGTTTTTTTGTTACCTTAATAAACCATTTTAGTATGTTGTATGTCAGTTACTGGGATAGCTGGGACATAGAGTGTAATTTAAAATTTGTCAATAAGTATTCATTGGAATATATGTAAATGTGCCTTGCCGGTTATTGAAACTTACCTACAAAATGAGTATGGGGTGACAAAAATTTGTTCCTGGTGCTTAATGAAACTTTCTGCCACTGATTTTATATATTACCCTGTGCTTTTTTAAAGTACATCTCTCAAATCTTAGTGTAAGTTTGAGGGCTACACAGAACATTTACATTTCATTCTAACATAATGAGTATATAATAGGTTGTGGAAAGTGGGTAAACTAAATGTAGCCTTCAGTAAAATTGAATCTCAGTGTAATCCTTGGTGCTGGTATTTCCCAGATCCAAGGAATTAAATAATCCCATCCAAGAGGTCATTGCCATGCCTATTGGCACTTAACTGTCATACCATTTTTAAGGGACACTGTCAAGGTGTTTAAGTTAACTCTCAGAAttatttgttgggattttagggcaggtttgtttgatttttttaagtaagAATTGCATTGTCAAAGTTTAAAGATGAACATTTTTGTGAGTTCACAAATGTGTTctttaagaaaatattaaaatatggagCTCTGTGGGTTTCCAAGGCTATATTTGGCATTCTTAGTTTGGGGACTTGGGAGGGAAAACTGATATAAAGAAATTGTGAAGCATTGATGGTTATCCTTAAGGCTAATGTAAACAGTGGTGATGAAATGTATACACACTCAAGTGAAATTACTTGACAGTGTTCATTTGAATAACTTTGAATTCAAGCCATTATAAttacatttaaaattaaatatcattTGCACTGTTCCGATAATGGGTGCAGTTTTTGAGCAATATAATCAGAGCTAAATATGCATGTAGTGATTAGTGATGTGAACAATTAAGTTCTGAGAAGAAATACTAACTGTGGTATTTTCAAACTTAAATTTCTGTAGTAAAATCAGTATCAAACTTATCAGAGATCAAGGAAAACAGGCAATGCATATAAACATAATTTTGAATGTTGTGTGGCCTATAAAGCAATAATGCAATTTATATGGAATGTCATGGGATATGAGAAATGGAAATGCAAAAATAACTAATCCTTTAGTAAAAATGTCAACATGTTAAAAGGGGGAATGTTAACTAATGTAGGTTATTGCTATTTGTGATTTGTTTATGGGTTCTTGGCTTTGACAGCTtcaaagaatggacaaatgacaagtTAAAATTTTGTGTATATATTGTCAAGGAATGGGTCTTAAATCCAACAGTAAAGTCCCTTCCTTGGGGTGAAAAGTGTATCCTTAAAGTATTCTgattgttaaaaaagaaaatttgagtTTCCTAACCAAAACAGACGCAAGATTTTGTTTCTGCAGACTACTTGGCAATCAAAAATGATCATAAACTTAATTTATCAGTTTTCAGAAAATTGCTTTGTGAgaaaattgtgtttatttgtattCTCCTAAGCATGCATTTTGTAGAAGATTTttagttgttactgaatcagatgTTAAAAGTGAAGGGAGAATTAGCACAGAAACAGGTATTATATACCTATGATGGCAGTTGTAGTGTCATGAGAAGTTTTCACTGATTATTGCAGATATTACTTAAAATGTAAACATTTTTCTCATGATAAATTAGGAACATAGAAATGGATTGATGGGGTATCTGGGTTTTTCAGTTGTATAGAAGATATTTGAGAAGACATTTAATAGGATGAACATTCAACTACGTGGGCAAAATTGACATTtagtatagctttttgactgctaAGCCAAAAATCAAACAGAAACAACAAAATACCACCCTGTTATTACAGAATATGACATATAGTCTATTTCTGgggagaaattaaaaagtagaaggGCTTCATGTATTAGATAAGAGCTAATTCTAGAAAAAAACAGTTGGCTCAGGTTCTTAAAACTTCTAAAAATACCCACCATGTTCGTTTTCTCCCCAGTTATGTATACCACAAAGTTTTTATCTGATTATAGGATTCAGTGGTGGGTACAAAATTAATACAGAACTTTATGATACACAAGAGAAACAGACTTGTGAGGATGGAATTTAAAGTGTAATATTTACTCAGTAATCATACCACTCAACAGGGCATGCCACTACTTTAAGATGCTAATTATGAACCATTgctcagactttttttttaactgggcaAATTAGTAGATGAACTTTGGTGGTCTGTCACTTTTTAAAAGTACTTAGGACATAAATTATATTAGCACCACAGTCTGCCTTCAGTAATACacctaaaatatttttcaagatgAGGAGCATTCAGTTGGgaaaacaatcttttttttttttttttttttgcaaatgcaaATCAGTATTATTACTAACACTCTGGGTCTAAGATTAGGTTTTTCTTAACAGTAGTCTGATAAACATTTAGAAGTCTGGCATTGAGAAACAAAAGCTTGTACCTGACtagtattttaatttaaaaaaatgattagttCTGTTAgtttatttaaattcttttacatttatttatccatagaatttatatttatttcattccTTTCATCTCACTGAAAACTGTCTGCAGGCTCTTTGATTTGGATTAGATGTGTGAAGTACTGTCTTTTgccaaaaacctcaaattacctgTTTTTTTCAAAGTAGTGGGTTTGTGCTTGTTTGGAGATCAGTTAAAAAACTATCTGTACTATCTGTACTGCCTCTGATGTTAAGATTTTATGTATAGCATAAGGAAGCTAGCTCTGACTATATTTTCCTAAgaataaagacctatttttgtagCATGTCTTAGGACCTCCAGGAGTCCAAGAATTATTGTGAGTGTCCTCCATTTCATCATTTTTCACTTAACAGCTTTTAAATAGACACTTGGAATCTTTAGAGATCTGTCGCCTTTTGATCATGCATACATTCAAAGTAGGCAGTGGTAAATACAAATTCTCCAGGATAACCCCAATTGAAAGCACATGACTGGGAGATGCATAGAATAAATGTATTGGGCTGGTCTTCACTTAATTTGAATTGTTGATGGAAATGTTCTGTGGTCACGGACATGCCTTTGGATTTGTTGAACCTAATGGTGATTTGGTTTACCTTTCTGGGAACGTGCTTCAGCATCTTGTACTATTGCATTCTCTAGTCTTACCCCTGGCAAAATTCACTGAAGATGTGAAAATGAGATTTAGGTTGCAAATAATTTAGGAGAAGACAAGAAACAAATAATCTTTTTAAATAATTGTTCTTTTCTATAACTGCAAATTAGGTTAGGTAAGTGAATTCAGCTTAACATGTCCTTGTTAAGTTAAACTGACAAATTGTGAATGTTCGGGGACTTGTAAATATTTTTAGGGGTTTTGACTCATACCCCTAGGATTACTTGGTGGTGGTGGTTGAGGGGAATATAGAAATTGTTTTGGTCATTTCATTAGAACCATGTGAAATTTGTCA
This region of Callospermophilus lateralis isolate mCalLat2 chromosome 6, mCalLat2.hap1, whole genome shotgun sequence genomic DNA includes:
- the Syncrip gene encoding heterogeneous nuclear ribonucleoprotein Q isoform X4 → MKTYRQREKQGTKVADSSKGPDEAKIKALLERTGYTLDVTTGQRKYGGPPPDSVYSGQQPSVGTEIFVGKIPRDLFEDELVPLFEKAGPIWDLRLMMDPLTGLNRGYAFVTFCTKEAAQEAVKLYNNHEIRSGKHIGVCISVANNRLFVGSIPKSKTKEQILEEFSKVTEGLTDVILYHQPDDKKKNRGFCFLEYEDHKTAAQARRRLMSGKVKVWGNVGTVEWADPIEDPDPEVMAKVKVLFVRNLANTVTEEILEKAFSQFGKLERVKKLKDYAFIHFDERDGAVKAMEEMNGKDLEGENIEIVFAKPPDQKRKERKAQRQAAKNQMYDDYYYYGPPHMPPPTRGRGRGGRGGYGYPPDYYGYEDYYDYYGYDYHNYRGGYEDPYYGYEDFQVGARGRGGRGARGAAPSRGRGAAPPRGRAGYSQRGGPGSARGVRGARGGAQQQRGRGVRGARGGRGGNVGGKRKADGYNQPDSKRRQTNNQNWGSQPIAQQPLQGGDHSGNYGYKSENQEFYQDTFGQQWK